In Euwallacea fornicatus isolate EFF26 chromosome 23, ASM4011564v1, whole genome shotgun sequence, the DNA window TGCTGGAAGCTGTTCGTACCCAGGGAAGCTCCAGTGGCAAATCGGCATCGGTGCCAACGGTAAAATCAAAGGCATTTTTCCGGCGACGAACAAAATGTTACATTTTCATAACCTAAAATAGAGAGCAAACGCCATTTTTACTGCCTAGGCTGTAAAAAATGATTCGCTTCGCCTGGTTAAATGGCTGACACGAGAACCACGACTCTGACTCGAAGTAATTAAGCGAAAACGCTATGTATACTCTTGCCCTATTTATTTTGTAGACAACTCTACAATTTCCTTGAATCTTACGAGACGGATaagaaattctgaaatttttgaaagatttgcaaaaattctagAATTTGAAATCTCtggatttttttgctaatatcaaaaatattcgttCCAACATATAATGCGACGCTCATATAACTTTTTGCGTTTTCCTCGATTCttctcaaatttgaaaacggACTCggtctttttaaaaatattggggAATCTCAAACGTTCCAGAATCCCTCAAAGCTCCTAAGAAACCGCCAGATATTCAGTTAACGCAGGGCTCTTTTATCGTTGAAAATGCTGAGCAATCTGTAAGAATTTATGcagttttctttcttttctaGGGAAATTCaagcaatttttctaaaatattaagaaGTTCTAGGAAATTTCGAAACGGTGAATTATATCTTAGATACTCGTAGGAAATTTTCGAGATGCTCGGTAAATATAAGAGTTTCCAAATTATCCGAAGCTGGACAATGCGCAAAAAGATATTTCCTGGAGACAAGCAAGTCTAGTAGATCCCAAGATATTTAGAAATTCCGAGATATGGCAAAGGCTCCAGAATccttaaaattgcttttaaactTTCAGTTCGTGTTAAACATTTGAATTCAGGTATATCCTGCAAGGCACAGAAAAAatcctataaatttttttgaatgttaAAGCATCTagggattttttttgaaattgtagGAAGTACCGAgaatttgtcgaaaaattcTAAGCGTAAAATAGTAGCAAGCTCCTCCGCTCGAAAATATTCTGGATAATCCATATTCGGGGTTGaagaacaataataattgatcGGGCAGAGaagaaactttaaatttatataactcGTATTTAGTTACTATTAGCAAGAtattaactaataaaaaaatttttttttaattctcaaaaacaCGTCtgcaggaaaaaaatatataatttttttagtaggAAACTAATTTTGATCATAATTGTCGTTTTACCAAATACAAAATCGTTCCAATCCATCATGAAAACCCactaaaattccataaaatcaacatttagctaagtaaaaatgcaattacAGAAGTCAAATTCTCTTTCGTTGCCCAATTTTGAGCTTTCATGGTCGTATTTAAAAGGTGAGATTCGTTTAAAACTCTCCTGTGTTCCTGTTCTCCTGCTAGCAGCGCGAATCAAATTCCGCCGGTGGAGGCGtttagttattattataaaacattataaaatacttaatataatttatttcaattcacGTAACTGgggtttattaattaattgaatttttaatcccTTTAGCCTCCCGATGAGGACGAACTAAAAATGTCCGGTGCACTGCTAGCAGGAGAACATCTGTTGGGGAGAATTCCCCGGAGCCACCTGTTTACGTGTTTCACACGAAATCGATCCTGGCTGCGAATCCGAAACCCAATGTGGGGTACAATTCGTGTTCGAAATTAGAGACACTTTAAAATTTCGCCGATTAAAActggtaaaattaaaatattaaaatgatttattaaaatgttaaaatttttaattcgccGCAGCAGGAGAGCAGAACGAAGAGAAGCTGGATTCTGGACCATCACCGAACGCCCTAATTTGAATATCGTCCGGAACGCCCTTCTGGAATGTTGTGTCAGGACCCCAAATAAATAACAGTCGAGTTTGGCGCGTTTGGAAACTTGCGAACAGACGTCTCCCCGTTTATCTCTTAAAGATTGTGGATATTTCCAGAACTCATAACAGTCAGTAGTACTTTTGTTACTTGAGAGGAACTAATAATTGCGTCATAGGAGCAGAAGTCAGAAGTCGATATTTACGAATACGACACCGTGTATTTCATACGGCAGCTAACTTGAATTAACcgatacaattttttttgcattgaaaacaattcttaaaaatcggcattttcagtaatttcctAACCCTGGCTCGAGTTCGGACTTAGGACACTCGGTTTCTTAAaaagaatcaccctgtattttattcgGCGCTTATACTGCAGTCTGCAATACGAATTTGTCGAGCATACACTTTTTCTATTCATCTGTGGACTTGAGGAGTAATTAAAGACATTCTAAAACTCAGCTTTTTGGACGAATTTCTAATCGATTTTTCATGTGGATCACCCAGTATGTCATTACTCAGttagattcaaatttttatcacAATTAGTCAAAGTACAAATATTCTACATTTCTCTCTTGAAACCCGAGATTATACAGTTTTCTCAAATGGGATATCCcgtattttgtttatttccgCAACTAAAACCGATTCAACGTTATTTCTTGCTTTTGCCATGTCACTGGTAGTggcaaatttgcaatttcaaattacCAAATATCAACCACCTTAGAGAGTTCACTGGACCGTTGTCATGATCAATATCTCTTGAGCCTCCAAATTCACACCAGTCAGGTGCGTTGTGACTTATAGGGCTGTTGTGCCAAGTGTATGAAGACAAATACGAGTTCAGGTACGTTACTTTCAAGtgatacaataaaataattcctaAGTAAATAGAACTTGATACTTCTTCTCAAATATATGCGTACGTCTTATCTTTGGTCATACTGCCTAGTGGCGTACTTAGCGAGGGGCAActaacccccccccccctcccgcTAACTCCCTCCTTCCAACCCctcaggaaaaaaattatacgaaattttttaaaagaaaatcgtgacatgatttaaaaaaaaagtcttcaTGAGCTACACTATTTGCTCATACTATATTATCTAATGGACTTGccgaatattttcaaaaactacgCCACTTACAGGTGGTTCCCCAAAATGATGGCGTTTGagttgaaaatgcaacaacagGGTGCAGCAACGAAATTGCACGTCCCTACActcctttttgaaatttaatttttttatatattttttacagcGTTCGATAATTCTTTTCTGTTGTCTTTTATCTGTGATACGTGCATTTTCGTCctttatatatgtatttgaTTGTGTGCTGTTTCTTTGTCCTATTGCTAAGGGTCTTGGCTAGCAGCCGGTAACGACAAAAGGCGCCGTCGATGCCAATGACTGAGTTAAAGGAGCTGAAGGCAGTGGTTGGACGGTGATCCATTTTTCGAATGGTTGAGCAGTTACATCTTCGTTGTGTGTAGCAAATTCGCTTATATTTTTAGTAGACAAGGACAAGCCCTTTGGCACGGGTCAATTCCCCCCACTGCCAGCGTGCGGAATAATAATCGATTTGTTTGCCTTTCGAATGTGGACTActtaaactgcatttttttaaattgtccaCCCAACCATATTTAATCCCGTCGTTAGTGAACCGAGTTTCATCTAAATAATCTATATGTGTTCCTAGCTGTCGATACCACTTAGTTTTACGTAAATATTCTCTCCGCATACCAACTATTCGTTGTGACACCATCGCCCCCATTAtattataattgtttttttaaatatttaaagccgCAATCCAGCATAATAGCTCGCAATGTCGCCAAGCAATTACAACTGTAGCATAACTGGTCTTTTAGCTTTTCTCGGATCATTTCTAGGGTAGGTACCgtgttttctttataaaaattatggaGAGGCCTTCGAATAACATTTCTGTCGCCACCGttgatttgtttaaattttcgaagGGCCTTCAGAGCCTCCCTTCGTCGGCGCCACTGGTTGCAGTTTTCATATACCCACGAGTACCGGTCTTCGTGAGGAGCGATGGCCCATTTCAAATGTTCATCGTTTCGCAACCCGGACTGAGTCGATGTTCATTCGGGCCGCTGGCTTACGCGTCCGAAATACTTTAGGCCCTTAACAGTCACGATTTCATTTTGCACCTTCACATTTTTGATCGTTTCTTCGATAAACAAGGTTTCCGATTCATATTAATAATACTCTGCTTTCATTCGCGTTCACAACTTTCTGTTATTGAATCGTTGGTGAGATACATCCGCATTCTTAAAATGCTAAAATCGCTCAATTTCGTATATTCGGTTAATTCGAACCCCCCTCAAATTGTCTGAAATACGTCTACGCCAATGAATTCCAAAGTGGAAAATCTCACAAATAAATGTAAGATAcgcaaaaaacataaataattgatGTTGAGAAGGAGCAAAGCACTGTtgactgataaaaaaaaattaatttttctaaattcagTTTATCTTTGAAATAGTAAACTGAGCGAATCAGTTCCAGATAAACTAGCCCGCATGTTTGTGTCCATGAGCAACAATTCGAGCCTCATCAATAATGCGTAGTGTAGAGCATGTTTAACCATTTAAAATCGTGCGTAAGATCACTTGTCCTGTAGGTCCTTACAcacaaaaatatgtaattattacCGACTTAGCCCCCTAATAAACTATTATAATTAGATTAAAATTGCTACTAATTTTCGAGCACACACACGTAGAACTCGTGGCCTAAGGGTTGATTTCACATTAAAGTTCCGGATATTTATTATCTATGGTAATAATTTACGATAGCTGTCACTTGTGGGATGTaagagaaaaagaaatggTCACATGAAGAAGACATCAAAAGagcattaattttgattaacgATCCATCGCTGAGTAGGTACGTTTCAAGCGATTGCAAAACGAAGTTGTTGAAGGGATTTTATTATGCGCGTGTAGCATCAGGAATTAAAGAGGGTTTTCGTAATACGTTGAGGAAGCAACGTGAAGGCTGCAGGAGGGATCTTCCTCGTGTCCAAGAGATACAAGAACGTTGCAGAGGCAAGGAAGCTAATTTCTAAGTACGCTAATTAAATGATGATTTTACTTTAGAGAAAACCATGAGGGCCCCCTAAAAGTCTTGCAGGTCCTGCGAGAGCGTTGACGGTACCTAGTAAACTCGGTCCCCATCTCGCAACGAATACAAATGGCCCAAAAATAGTGGGCGCAGTAGTGTGTAAACACTAAAGGTGTTAAACGTGCCGTGAACTTTACTAAAATGTTCAATTAATACTAGAACACTACCTTCATTCCATTCCTCCTcgtgtaaatatttaatgtacgAGCAAAGCCCAGCTGAATGCATTACCATATATATTATTGTCTTTCTCCTATTTGTCAATTATGCTGTTCTGGTTATGCATTATGAACGCCTTTATGTCGAATCATCCATTATTTGTCCAACAACTTTTGCCAACTTTAACCCGTAATTTCAGTCCTATTGACGCTTCAAATTTACCCATCTGTGGCAGCAAGACGCTACTTAACAGTACCGAAAAATGTTTGCTCAACTACTCGTTAAGTAAACAGCTTTATGACTATTTAACTGCTATTAACGCGTGATGATGAATATCTAGAAAGAAACCAAAAACTTTCCTTGTTTACTTATCGGATGATTTATTCCCTTTCGATAAAGAGCGGAATGGTCGGAATGTCTGCCCTACCTTTCGTCACAGTTGCAATGCATCAACGTATTCATCCTCCAGTTGAAGAGGCCGTACTTGGTTTCGAAACCTCCGATCCAGAAAGGGCAGGAGAGATCGTGTTTGCGACAACACCTGCAAACCGAAATAATTCTTGGATGAGAATTCCTAGAGATGATCGGAAAGGGTGGAGAGACGTACCTGTCAGTTTTGGAAAATCCTCCCAGCCTGGTGTACTTATCTGCAGAGTAGCCTTTGCCACACCATTTGGTGCCGGGTATCCTGAAGAGGTCGGATATGTCTCGTTTGGGTCTGAAAGGAAGTGGTTTTGTGTCACAGAAAGAAGACTTGAAGACAGCTTTAGACACAGCAGCAATGGCTTATCTGTATTGCCGCAAAAAGACCCCCTTTCCCCCGGCCCTccggcaaaaaaaaaaacgccagAGGCCAGAGGTCTAGCCATGGCAACGGAGGGTTCGGCAAAAGGGAAACAATCCATTTTCTCCGCCGCTGATTGACGATATTTACATATGTACGTCTCTGTGTGCCTCAGGGACGGTTCCGGGTCTGGGGGAAAGGGTTCTTCCATTGCCGAAGGTTTTAGTGGGTTGGGGCCGCGGCAAATTCTACGCTACCAGGCCGACAGAATATCAAGCCTGGGTGTGCCTTTCGATGACTTTTCTTGTgataaaaaaacagtactCTCTAGCTAGGACATCTACTGAAGAGTATGTGCGACTCGTAAAACGTAGGAAATGTGTGTAAATTAGAGAACTACCGTTAAAAACCAACACTCGGGCTATTGAGTTTAAGGCGTGTTTTATTTCTAATAGATTATGGAACAGATGATGAATTGAAGCCTTGGGATCAAAGTGATCAAAAGCAGGAGCGTACTTATTGAAGGGGAATGATAATCACAAAGTAGGGAAAATTTGGAGCATACATTAGCTTTAAACGATTTATGTTAAAGACCAGCTACGCCACTTAGTTTTTCACACTTTACCATTGGGGTgtgcatattttaattataggGAATTGCAGAAGAATTTCCGAGGTTCTTGTATGAGCTCAAAGTCAGAGACGTACGCACCGAAGGCCGCTGCTACTCACAAATTCAAAAGCATAATTTATGGGCTTAAATCAATTATTGTTGAAAACACCTcttcaggtttttttttatttccctttATTCTCCGATTGTCTTAAAATAAATGCTGCGCCCATGTAATGCATATAATCATTATCAGAGGCGCACTAAAAAGTAATGATAACagtaaaaatcaatattttgtttacaatttaGGGGCCCCGTACAAAAAAAGCACTGAAAAAGTGTATGtgtactttaattttttatgattttaaatgTGAGCGAGCTATTTAAATTGCGTGATAAGCCAGTGATTTATGGGAAAATTTTAGCATATCACATGTgtcacataattaaaattaaaataaccaaaaatttgaaaatcgtcGATACGTTTTAGGGCAATATTCACGAATGCAATtcggcatttaaaaaaattcccgaTCAAAATTACACGAATTCGTGCTGTTCTAAAATTTGCGGATAATGTGCGCAATGCATTGTACACAGAGGAGAACTTCACGAACCAAAATCCCATGTACTTGCGACAGCTCTGTACGATCGTTCATTCATAGGCATTGACAGAAATATCAGTGCGATCAAATTCATTCTGGCAGCGCCCAATATTGCAATTGTGAGTCAACAAGGAAATATCGTGATCAATGTGAGTTCTGCGACCGTTCATCAGGCCTAAATTTTACGATGATATCTGCCTATTTCCCTTTTTGGATGATTACCTAGATTTCACGCAAATGATCAGACAACCTTCGAGCAGAACTTCAAAGCAGTATCGGTTGCAAGAAAACCCCAAAACCGCAATATCTTCCTAAATTCTCGTACTTCCGAAGTCTGCCTATATGGCTAAAAATATGAGAATGAGAGTTCTCCATGGTAGTTTTGACCTCTTTATAGGTTAAACGAACCGACTATTTTGTCTAGCTTGAGAAGCTCACAAGGAAACGCATTTGCCTCGtccaaacaataaacaaaaccTGTTTCAGGAATAATCCAGAATTAGCCTAAGATCAATATTTCAGGGGAATTTCGACATAAAATTATAGGAACTGGAGTAATTCAAGTAACGTAAACGAGATTTTTGTGTGAAGTTTAGACTGACGCGAATTAACACAAgtattctaattttaaaagtttttgcaGAGAATTTCTAATTCACCAGAAAATGCGTGTTAGGACTCAAAAGGCACTTAACCAGAATGACGAGGCCTTCTTCTGCCTAACCGATATCTCATTCGAAACATAAAACGATTTGACAGCTGGTAACTGAATACTCTTTTACATACCTATAATTTGATCTATTGTTCTTCTAATTGCTGTGAAGTAGGCAATATAATTACTTGGATCCTCACATTACAGACATACCTCTCAAACCAATAATCATCTTTTCTCTCCGCTTCTTTCTTCAGCTTCTTCTTCATCTGCATGTGTCTCTTATGGCACTCTTTCCTGAGCAATGTGTAATTCAACCATCCATATTGTTCAGGCAATGTTTTTCCATCGAGGGATTCAACACTAACATTGGAATTAActattaaatttctcaaatcgTCTCTAAAGCTACGTAGGAACGTTTTAACCCGGCTTTTCTGGTGCCCAAACTCGCAATCTACAAGCTGATGTTGATCATCGTAGATTAGCTCTATCATGTGTTTGCCATCGCTGAGTTGTCTGAAGCAGAGTTTGTTCATGGACCtgcaaacaaataataatttttattgccaaTATTAAAAACGTGTGATATTGAATTGTTATTAAGTAGCAATAACTATCTCTTGGTTGCTGTAGTGTGTGGGCAGTTGCTAATGTGAAATCTCGCTATTCACATCTTATTATCATGAGGTGATCTAATGGCCTTTAAGTTATGCTAATCAGTTTGCTAATGGGCTATCATTACAAATTAAATGCTGTAAATTACGGTTTGTTTTAGCTGAGCTTCAATAGGTCgtgtcaataaataataaccgCTACTTGAAAGGATAGAAAGTTAACGCTCGATTTCTATTGTTGATTCGATGAGGATTGACGTATACGGGAAAATGTCATCTTATGCATTATTTATCGTTAGTCAACATAGCGGTTTAGGGAAACAAATATCGCAAAAGGTGAGATTAAGATTGTTGTTGTTTGAATAATATAGGACACCGGGACCGCTAAATCGCATGCGTGTGCTCGATTGAACAAATCGATTCCGGACAATATCCGAAAATTCGAGATCTCGAAGAATTTGTTTCAAGCTACTTTTCGTGTTTAACGTACCATCTGTCCCATGCAACAATAGAGCAAGAGCGATCAGAATCAATTAGAACAAATCGCATGTTAAGCACGGAAAATCCCTCAAGTTTTAACTTTTTGTTGTTTCTTGCAGCGTTGCCAGAGCCGAAGCAGTGCCGGATTTGCGTTGGAATGACCCCTTAGACCGGTTCCGGtcgataaaatttgtttgtttaattttttttttgcacggTCATAGGACCTTGCCATAACACCCAAGAAAATTTCCTAACGCACCCGCGAGTGACGGCCGCCCCCGCTAGCGGCTCATGCGTATATCCCACACTCGTGCGTTTAGCAACACTTTCAACCCGTGTTCTCCAGATGCTACTGCAGACTACTAACGCGGCCGCTATTGGTGTACCTAATGTCTTTTGTGAGTCGTCTTACATGCCCAATGGCCCTAAGAAACATAATTTCGGAACACTTGATCTTCCAATTGCCTGAAGAAGTTGGTTTTATGTCTCGAAATAGGTATATCGGAATATAGATTTCATCTGGCTGGTTCTCCTAACCTTTTCGCATTTTTCGGCTAGTCGGAAGGTGGATTTCCGTTTTGGTTTCTGTGGTGAGCTAAAAAAGCCCCCGATATTTTTCAGGTTCCAGAAAAAATACTAGGGAGAATGTCCCCAACC includes these proteins:
- the GIIIspla2 gene encoding uncharacterized protein GIIIspla2, whose product is MWRLKKRCPRCRGHLLVAILFVFLLADLVTTVEVRDFISINTLKDDELETRIFYKGIAAKDTTVGKRSMNKLCFRQLSDGKHMIELIYDDQHQLVDCEFGHQKSRVKTFLRSFRDDLRNLIVNSNVSVESLDGKTLPEQYGWLNYTLLRKECHKRHMQMKKKLKKEAERKDDYWFERPKRDISDLFRIPGTKWCGKGYSADKYTRLGGFSKTDRCCRKHDLSCPFWIGGFETKYGLFNWRMNTLMHCNCDERFRACLKTVRTSDANLVGKLFFNVVQTQCFVLKPKKKCVRTSWWGKCEKHKTVKQAIIRNNRPF